In Chryseobacterium sp., the genomic window AATATGCAGACATATATTCTTTGTAGAAAAAGGGCTTATAAAGATGTATTCCATTGATAAAAATGGAAAAGAGCACATCATCCAGTTTGCCCCTGAAAGCTGGCTGATCTCAGACCGAAGCAGCCTTTACTTTAATGAAAAGTCCAATTATTATATAGAAGCGGTGGAAGATTCAGAAGTCCTGTTTCTGCACCCTGATTTTTTCAATAAACTGGTGGAGCAATTTCCAAACAGTATTGAGAGAAGTGATTTTTTGCTTCAGAAACATATCAGAAGTCTCCAAAACAGGATCAATTCCCTGCTGGGCGAAACTGCTGAAGAAAGATATATGAAATTCATTAAAATGTATCCGGATTTATTGTTAAGAGTTCCCCAATGGATGATTGCCTCTTATCTTGGCATCACTCCTGAAAGCTTAAGCCGGGTAAGAAAAGAACTGGCAAGAAAAAATTTCGTTCCGGATAATAAATAAAAGGATAAGTATTAAATCTTTTTTGCAAGATTTCCGACCTGTCTGAGCTTGGCCTGTGTTTCTTCCGACCATGGAAGCCCAATACAGAGTCTCATACAGTTTTGAAACTGCTCCTGAAAGGTAAACATCCTTCCGGGAGCAATACTTATGTTCTCTTTGATGGCCAGGTCATAAAGTTCAGTGGTACGGATTTTTTTATCAAACTCCACCCACAGAGACAATCCTCCCTGGGGACGGCTTGTTTTGGTTCCTTCAGGAAATGACTCTGCAATGGTCTGAACGTAATTCTGGTAATTGATCTGTAGAGTTTTGCGGAGCTGCTGAAGGTGTTTTTCATATCTTCCGGATTTCAGAAAATTCGCTACAGCCTCGTTTACAATCGAAATGGAAGAGGTGGAATGCAGAAGTTTGAGTTTTAAAATTTTATCTTTATATCTGCCGGGAGCAATCCAGCCTACACGGTATCCCGGAGCCAGCGTCTTTGAAATTGAGCTGCAGTATAATACATTTCCATCCTGGTCAAAAGATTTACAGCATTTTGGGCGGGCAGAGCCAAAATAAAGATCTCCATACACATCATCTTCGATCAATGGAATATTGTATTCTGACAAAATTCTTACAATCTCCTTTTTATTCTCATCCGGCATACAGCTTCCCAAAGGAGAATTGAAATTGGGAATTAAAAGACACAGATCAATTTTAGGGATCAGCTTCTTTAAGGCTTCAATTTCTATACCGGTGGTTGGATGAGTAGGAAGTTCCAGAACTTTCAGGCCTAATCCGTTGGCCAGCTGCAGAATTCCCGGATAGCAGGGGCTCTCAATGGCGATGGTGTCTCCGGGTTTTCCTAAGGCCATCAGGCAGAAAGACAAAGCATTCATCCCTCCGTTGGTCGTAATCAGATCTTTTTCATTGAGATTTCCACCCCATTGCAAAGAACGGAAAGCAATCATTCTTCTCAGCTTAAGGTTGCCCTGGAGTTCTTCATATTCTGTTCCGCCATCTTTCAGTTCTCTGGTTGCGTTTATAATTTCTTTTTTCAATTTCGCTTGCGGCAGAAGATCACCGGATGGAATTCCTATTGAAAAGAAGGTAAGGTCTTTCCTTCCCATATTTTCATATACTTTGCTGATCAGCTCATCAGGTTCATCATTATTGGCAATTAAAGAAGGCCGGCTCACCTCGGGCAGTGGAAGTTTTACAGACAGCAGCGGGCTTACAAAGTAACCGGACTGCGGTTTAGATTCAACCAGCGAAAGAGACTCAAGCTCCAGAAAAACACGTTTCGCTGTATTCATGCTGACCTGATGTTCATGACAAAGCATTCTTACCGATGGAAGCTTGTCTCCGGCTTTAAGAACTCCGTTCCTGATTTGGCTGGCAATACCGTCTGCTATTTCTGTATATAAAAATTCTTTACTCATTTTCTTAAACTGTACTCATGCAAATATACAAAACTGGTACTGTGTTTATTTAATTATCCTTTCTAATTTTGATGCATCAATTAAAACTTATAAAAATGATGACAGATACGATTTCAAAAGATCAGGCGGTAAGCGGCTGGATCAACGGTTTCATAGGAGTGTTGCTTTTCAGCGGTTCAATGCCTGCTACCAAACTGGCGGTAATGGAGATGGACCCAATATTTGTAACGATTGCCCGTGCTGTGATCGCAGGCCTATTGGCTCTTTCTGTTTTGCTGGTGTATAAAGAAAAACGCCCTGCAAAAGATCAGCTATTTTCTTTGGTTCTGGTGGCAATCGGATGTGTTATAGGGTTTCCGTTACTTTCTTCATTGGCACTACAATACCTTACTTCTGCCCATTCTATTGTATTTTTGGGAATGCTGCCTTTAGCCACAGCTATTTTTGGAGTGTTCCGCGGTGGAGAAAGGCCTCATCCTATATTTTGGTTTTTTTCGGTTATCGGAAGTGTTTTGGTGATAGGATATGCCTTTTCACAGGGGATTTCAGCATCCCCGATTGGAGATGTCCTGATGCTGCTGGCTATTGTTTTATGCGGATTGGGATATGCTGAAGGCGCTAAGCTTTCAAAGACTTTAGGCGGATGGCAGGTGATTTCC contains:
- a CDS encoding Crp/Fnr family transcriptional regulator; this translates as MKNINNYLAKVLNVPLQSVNTCSLHYEVKKIPKNQFLLQYGEICRHIFFVEKGLIKMYSIDKNGKEHIIQFAPESWLISDRSSLYFNEKSNYYIEAVEDSEVLFLHPDFFNKLVEQFPNSIERSDFLLQKHIRSLQNRINSLLGETAEERYMKFIKMYPDLLLRVPQWMIASYLGITPESLSRVRKELARKNFVPDNK
- a CDS encoding PLP-dependent aminotransferase family protein; the protein is MSKEFLYTEIADGIASQIRNGVLKAGDKLPSVRMLCHEHQVSMNTAKRVFLELESLSLVESKPQSGYFVSPLLSVKLPLPEVSRPSLIANNDEPDELISKVYENMGRKDLTFFSIGIPSGDLLPQAKLKKEIINATRELKDGGTEYEELQGNLKLRRMIAFRSLQWGGNLNEKDLITTNGGMNALSFCLMALGKPGDTIAIESPCYPGILQLANGLGLKVLELPTHPTTGIEIEALKKLIPKIDLCLLIPNFNSPLGSCMPDENKKEIVRILSEYNIPLIEDDVYGDLYFGSARPKCCKSFDQDGNVLYCSSISKTLAPGYRVGWIAPGRYKDKILKLKLLHSTSSISIVNEAVANFLKSGRYEKHLQQLRKTLQINYQNYVQTIAESFPEGTKTSRPQGGLSLWVEFDKKIRTTELYDLAIKENISIAPGRMFTFQEQFQNCMRLCIGLPWSEETQAKLRQVGNLAKKI
- a CDS encoding DMT family transporter, encoding MMTDTISKDQAVSGWINGFIGVLLFSGSMPATKLAVMEMDPIFVTIARAVIAGLLALSVLLVYKEKRPAKDQLFSLVLVAIGCVIGFPLLSSLALQYLTSAHSIVFLGMLPLATAIFGVFRGGERPHPIFWFFSVIGSVLVIGYAFSQGISASPIGDVLMLLAIVLCGLGYAEGAKLSKTLGGWQVISWALVLSLPVMFPLFFIYFPANLETVSFKGWFGLGYISLFSMFIGFIFWYKGLAQGGITSVGQLQLLQPFFGLALAAYLLHEKVSVGMLGVTIGVILCVVGTKKFAR